Proteins from a single region of Erythrobacter sp.:
- a CDS encoding DUF305 domain-containing protein, which translates to MINASSLRASGALFSALLLSASGVAYAQSVPIVQPGAPGQASKKLTAEEATKLAQSSYTASDVAFMQHMIVHHQQALDMAVLVKDRTNTEDLVSIAGRIEGSQADEIAFMKTWLKERGEPVEDPAMKGHGEHLHHMMKGMASPEAMKALAAAKGTEFDRQFLTLMIAHHEGAVDMVEKLFDEEGTAADPVLYRFVSDVENEQTGEIKRMDKVLARLSEDPRSGLAAGFDNAGEAILNLTKVASLGKPAGFFNPANPADLRPPAAPKKGEEDKDKTEAAAAVETATDAAVAAAATATSAATPEREEEDLTEFAERSPLLDFANTDMAFFDDIMIAGSYHGFNIYKLGTDGVPQLMSSVVCPGGQGDVSVVGKILVMSVEQTRGRVDCGLEGAPGKVNEDRFRGLRIFDISDLSSPRQVGGVQTCRGSHTHSVVSADDKRIIVYNSGTAGIRETEELAGCIGEIPGDTRTALFSIDVIEIPLADPSQARIVKSPRVFADETTGTIAGLWTGGDHGEGTQATAPTDQCHDITVFPSKNIAAGACSGNGILFDIRDPLNPKRIDVATDTTFAYWHSATFNNDGTKVVFTDEWGGGGRPRCKASDPKTWGANAIYDIVDGKLVFRAHYKMPAPQSDKENCVAHNGSIVPVPGRDLFAQAWYQGGISVMDFTDSANPKEIAYFDRGPIDAKQMVLGGYWSVYWYKGHIYGTEITRGIDVFSLAPSAEMTEAEIAAAKAAVYQGGRFNPQTQTQVTWDAAAIKAAEDSRKGG; encoded by the coding sequence ATGATCAACGCATCCAGCCTGCGCGCTTCCGGCGCGCTTTTTTCCGCCTTGCTGCTTTCCGCTTCGGGCGTTGCCTATGCCCAGAGCGTGCCGATCGTGCAGCCCGGCGCGCCGGGTCAGGCGAGCAAGAAGCTGACCGCCGAGGAAGCCACCAAGCTGGCACAGTCGAGCTACACCGCCTCCGACGTCGCCTTCATGCAGCACATGATCGTCCACCATCAGCAGGCGCTCGACATGGCGGTGCTGGTGAAGGACCGCACCAACACCGAAGACCTCGTCTCCATCGCGGGCCGCATCGAAGGCAGCCAGGCCGATGAAATCGCTTTCATGAAGACCTGGCTGAAGGAGCGCGGCGAGCCGGTGGAAGACCCGGCGATGAAGGGCCATGGCGAACACCTCCACCACATGATGAAGGGCATGGCCTCGCCCGAAGCGATGAAGGCGCTCGCCGCCGCAAAGGGCACCGAATTCGACCGCCAGTTCCTGACCCTGATGATCGCGCATCACGAAGGCGCGGTGGACATGGTCGAGAAGCTGTTCGACGAAGAAGGCACCGCGGCTGATCCGGTGCTCTACCGCTTTGTCAGCGACGTCGAGAACGAGCAGACCGGCGAGATCAAGCGGATGGACAAGGTGCTCGCGCGCCTGTCCGAAGACCCGCGCTCGGGCCTTGCCGCCGGCTTCGATAATGCCGGAGAGGCGATCCTGAACCTCACCAAGGTTGCCAGCCTCGGCAAGCCTGCGGGCTTCTTCAATCCGGCCAACCCGGCCGATCTGCGCCCCCCTGCCGCACCCAAAAAGGGCGAGGAAGACAAGGACAAGACCGAAGCCGCCGCAGCAGTCGAAACCGCTACTGACGCTGCCGTTGCCGCCGCAGCGACTGCGACCAGCGCCGCGACCCCCGAGCGCGAGGAGGAAGACCTCACCGAATTCGCCGAACGCTCACCCCTGCTCGATTTCGCCAACACCGACATGGCATTCTTCGACGACATCATGATCGCAGGCTCCTACCACGGGTTCAACATCTACAAGCTGGGCACCGACGGCGTGCCGCAGCTGATGAGCTCGGTCGTCTGCCCGGGCGGGCAAGGCGATGTCTCGGTGGTCGGCAAGATCCTCGTGATGAGCGTCGAGCAGACCCGCGGCCGCGTCGACTGCGGGCTCGAAGGCGCGCCGGGCAAGGTCAATGAAGACCGCTTCCGCGGCCTGCGCATCTTCGACATTTCCGATCTCAGCAGCCCGCGTCAGGTGGGCGGGGTGCAGACTTGCCGCGGCAGCCACACCCATTCGGTGGTGAGCGCGGATGACAAGCGCATCATCGTCTACAATTCGGGCACGGCGGGCATCCGCGAGACCGAAGAACTGGCGGGCTGCATCGGCGAGATCCCGGGCGATACCCGCACCGCGCTGTTCTCGATCGATGTGATCGAGATCCCGCTGGCCGATCCGTCACAGGCGCGCATCGTCAAGAGCCCGCGCGTCTTCGCCGACGAGACCACCGGTACCATTGCAGGGCTGTGGACCGGCGGCGACCATGGCGAGGGCACGCAAGCCACCGCGCCGACTGACCAGTGCCACGACATCACCGTCTTCCCGTCGAAGAACATCGCGGCCGGTGCCTGTTCGGGCAACGGCATCCTGTTCGACATCCGCGATCCGCTGAACCCGAAGCGCATCGACGTGGCGACCGACACCACCTTTGCCTATTGGCACTCGGCCACCTTCAACAATGACGGCACCAAGGTGGTGTTCACCGATGAATGGGGCGGCGGCGGGCGTCCGCGCTGCAAGGCGTCCGACCCCAAGACCTGGGGTGCCAACGCGATCTACGACATCGTCGATGGCAAGCTCGTGTTCCGCGCGCACTACAAGATGCCCGCACCGCAGAGCGACAAGGAGAACTGCGTCGCCCACAACGGCTCGATCGTTCCGGTGCCGGGCCGCGATCTGTTCGCCCAGGCGTGGTATCAGGGCGGCATCTCGGTGATGGACTTCACCGACAGCGCCAACCCGAAGGAAATCGCCTATTTCGATCGCGGGCCGATCGACGCGAAGCAAATGGTGCTCGGCGGCTACTGGTCGGTCTACTGGTACAAGGGCCACATCTACGGCACCGAGATCACCCGCGGGATCGACGTCTTCTCCCTCGCGCCGAGTGCCGAGATGACCGAGGCGGAAATCGCGGCGGCCAAGGCGGCGGTCTATCAGGGCGGCCGGTTCAACCCGCAGACCCAGACGCAGGTGACGTGGGATGCGGCGGCGATCAAGGCAGCCGAGGACAGCCGCAAGGGCGGCTAA
- a CDS encoding serine hydrolase, with protein MARTRFSVFAIGIAASLATIAAPAVAQADELQSSFDRAFGTELRTPQSFEAIYASSFEQRIAELANPSQGRIGVAAIDLATGEEVAVLGDQLFPMASTSKVAVAATFLEMVEQGRFALTSEFPLMMPERSARFSSAKAPVRPGQYMPAIDLIEIMITRSSNPATDALLAAVGGPSVVNDWARRQGIREFSINRDIATLVRDDGEFDPARHIDKRDAATPRAMARLLAGLYRGEYLSAESRRVLLGAMSRTVTGKRRIPAHIPLEARVSHKTGSLSNTSSDVGLIECPDGRTIAVAIYVTGQGTRAAREERIAAIARALYDGFAFRAQQNPVRNWTSAPYNTGG; from the coding sequence ATGGCACGCACCCGCTTTTCCGTCTTTGCGATCGGCATCGCCGCCAGTCTGGCGACCATCGCCGCGCCGGCGGTCGCACAGGCGGACGAGCTCCAGTCGAGCTTCGACCGCGCCTTTGGCACCGAGCTGCGCACCCCGCAGAGCTTTGAGGCGATCTATGCCTCCAGCTTCGAGCAGCGGATTGCCGAACTCGCCAATCCATCGCAGGGCCGCATCGGCGTTGCCGCAATCGACCTTGCCACCGGCGAGGAAGTGGCGGTGCTGGGCGACCAGCTCTTCCCGATGGCCTCGACCAGCAAGGTGGCGGTCGCTGCGACCTTCCTCGAGATGGTCGAGCAGGGCCGGTTTGCCCTGACATCGGAATTTCCGCTGATGATGCCCGAGCGCTCGGCGCGCTTCTCCTCAGCCAAGGCGCCGGTGCGGCCCGGGCAGTATATGCCCGCGATCGATCTGATCGAGATCATGATCACCCGTTCGAGCAACCCGGCAACCGACGCCTTGCTGGCAGCCGTGGGCGGCCCCTCGGTGGTGAATGACTGGGCGCGCCGTCAGGGCATCCGTGAGTTCAGCATCAACCGCGATATCGCCACGCTGGTGCGCGACGACGGCGAATTCGACCCCGCGCGCCACATCGACAAGCGCGATGCGGCCACCCCGCGCGCCATGGCGCGGCTGCTGGCGGGGCTCTACCGCGGCGAATATCTCTCGGCCGAAAGCCGCCGGGTGCTACTCGGCGCGATGAGCCGCACGGTGACCGGCAAGCGCCGCATTCCGGCGCACATCCCATTGGAAGCGCGGGTGAGCCACAAGACCGGCTCGCTCAGCAACACCTCCAGCGATGTCGGCCTGATCGAGTGTCCCGACGGGCGCACCATCGCGGTGGCGATCTATGTCACCGGGCAGGGCACGCGGGCGGCGCGGGAAGAGCGGATCGCGGCGATTGCGCGGGCGCTTTACGACGGCTTTGCCTTCCGCGCCCAGCAGAACCCGGTGCGCAACTGGACCTCGGCCCCCTACAACACCGGCGGTTGA
- the polA gene encoding DNA polymerase I encodes MADPQAPSKQHLYLVDGSSYIFRAYHRLPPLTDPEGTPVGAVYGYTTMLWKLAADLDEADGPTHLAVILDASGVSFRNDIYEHYKANRPEPPEDLVPQFPLIRDATRAFSLPCIEVPGLEADDLIATYARRAQEMGWDVTIVSSDKDLMQLVGEVDTPHGPARIDMLDTMKNQRIWLEEVEEKFGVPPALVGDVLALMGDAVDNVPGIYGIGPKTASKLIAEHGSLTAALDSAHDMKPSKLKERLIEGRGDAELSKVLVTLKEDCDLPQPIAEMKLGPVPPEPLAAFLEKHGFTSLLKRLEAGTGSPSRKTDLNPPKPTTAGAAPADTGDANRQPLPDMPRIDHAAYVTVQDMATLEQWIARATAARLVAVDTETTSLDPMRAELVGVSLAIGPNDACYIPLAHGGDDMFAQKPQMVPMADALAALKPLLEDEAVLKVFQNGKYDLNVLARQGLAVSPIDDTMVISFALDAGRGEEGMGGGHGMDELSQRHLGHTPIPFKDLCGTGKKAILFSEVPLDRATAYAAEDADVTLRLHRNLKPRLASEGGTRIYERVDRPLITVVAAMEREGIRVDRARLAKLSEEFAIEIGRLEGEIHGVAGQEFTVGSPKQLGDILFDKLGYKGGKKGKSGQYTTDVSVLEKLAAEGAPIARLVLEWRQLSKLKSTYTDALQAAINPATGRVHTSYSLVGAQTGRLSSTDPNLQNIPVRTAIGRQIREAFVPEAGNVLLAADYSQIELRLAAHMAGVDTLKDAFAQGEDIHARTAREMFGEVTRDTRARAKTINFAILYGISRWGLAARLEVPPEEAQAMIDTYFQRFPGIQRYILETLESVRDKGYSETLFGRKTWFPRINSKNQAERQGSERAAINAPIQGTSADIIKRAMARMLPALAEAGLHDVRMLLQVHDELVFELPEGRVEAATPIIRQVMAEAALPAVELSVPLGVDIGTGASWDAAH; translated from the coding sequence ATGGCCGACCCCCAAGCTCCCAGCAAGCAGCACCTCTATCTCGTCGATGGCTCGTCCTACATCTTCCGGGCCTATCACCGGCTGCCCCCGCTGACCGATCCCGAAGGCACGCCGGTCGGCGCGGTCTATGGCTACACGACGATGCTCTGGAAGCTCGCCGCCGATCTCGACGAGGCCGACGGGCCGACCCACCTTGCCGTGATCCTCGACGCCAGCGGGGTCAGCTTCCGCAACGACATCTACGAGCATTACAAGGCCAACCGGCCCGAGCCGCCCGAGGACCTCGTCCCGCAATTCCCGCTGATCCGCGATGCCACCCGCGCTTTCAGCCTGCCCTGCATCGAAGTGCCGGGGCTGGAGGCGGACGATCTGATCGCCACCTATGCGCGGCGCGCGCAGGAAATGGGCTGGGACGTCACCATCGTCTCCTCCGACAAGGATCTGATGCAGCTGGTCGGCGAGGTCGATACCCCCCACGGGCCGGCGCGGATCGACATGCTCGACACCATGAAGAACCAGCGCATCTGGCTCGAAGAGGTAGAGGAGAAGTTCGGCGTCCCGCCCGCGCTGGTTGGCGATGTGCTGGCGCTGATGGGCGATGCGGTGGACAATGTGCCGGGCATCTACGGCATCGGCCCCAAGACCGCCTCGAAGCTGATCGCCGAGCACGGCTCGCTCACCGCCGCACTCGATTCCGCGCATGACATGAAGCCCTCCAAGCTGAAGGAACGCCTGATCGAAGGGCGCGGCGATGCCGAACTCAGCAAGGTGCTTGTGACGCTGAAAGAGGACTGCGATCTGCCGCAGCCGATTGCCGAGATGAAGCTTGGCCCTGTGCCGCCCGAACCGCTCGCCGCTTTCCTCGAAAAGCACGGCTTCACCTCACTGCTGAAGCGGCTTGAAGCGGGCACCGGCAGCCCTTCGCGCAAGACCGATCTCAACCCGCCCAAGCCGACCACGGCCGGCGCTGCTCCGGCGGACACAGGCGATGCCAACCGCCAGCCTTTGCCGGACATGCCGCGCATCGATCATGCCGCCTATGTGACGGTGCAGGACATGGCGACGCTGGAGCAATGGATCGCCCGGGCAACAGCGGCGCGGCTGGTCGCGGTCGATACCGAAACCACGTCGCTTGATCCGATGCGCGCCGAACTGGTGGGCGTCAGTCTCGCGATCGGCCCCAATGATGCATGCTACATTCCCCTCGCGCACGGCGGGGACGACATGTTCGCGCAGAAACCGCAGATGGTGCCGATGGCTGATGCGCTGGCTGCGCTGAAGCCGCTGCTGGAGGACGAGGCTGTCCTCAAGGTGTTCCAGAACGGCAAGTATGATCTCAACGTGCTCGCCCGTCAGGGGCTCGCGGTGTCGCCCATCGACGATACGATGGTGATCAGCTTCGCGCTGGATGCCGGGCGCGGCGAGGAAGGCATGGGGGGCGGCCACGGGATGGACGAGCTGTCCCAGCGCCACCTCGGCCACACCCCGATCCCGTTCAAGGATCTGTGCGGCACCGGCAAGAAGGCGATCCTGTTCAGCGAGGTGCCGCTGGACCGCGCCACCGCCTATGCCGCCGAGGATGCCGATGTGACCCTGCGGCTCCACCGCAATCTCAAGCCCCGGCTCGCCAGCGAGGGCGGCACCCGCATTTACGAGCGGGTTGATCGCCCGCTGATCACGGTGGTTGCCGCGATGGAGCGTGAAGGCATCCGCGTCGACCGCGCGCGCCTTGCGAAGCTGTCGGAGGAATTCGCTATCGAGATCGGGCGGCTCGAAGGCGAGATCCATGGCGTGGCCGGGCAGGAATTCACCGTCGGCAGTCCCAAGCAACTGGGCGATATTCTGTTCGACAAGCTCGGCTACAAGGGCGGCAAGAAGGGCAAGAGCGGGCAGTATACCACCGACGTTTCGGTGCTCGAAAAGCTCGCGGCCGAAGGCGCGCCGATAGCGCGGCTGGTGCTGGAATGGCGCCAGCTCTCCAAGCTCAAATCGACCTATACCGACGCCCTGCAGGCCGCGATCAATCCAGCCACGGGCCGCGTCCACACCAGCTACAGCCTTGTCGGCGCGCAGACCGGGCGGCTCTCGTCGACCGATCCCAACTTGCAGAATATTCCGGTGCGCACCGCCATCGGCCGCCAGATCCGCGAGGCCTTCGTGCCGGAAGCGGGCAATGTCCTGCTCGCCGCCGACTATTCGCAGATCGAATTGCGCCTCGCCGCGCATATGGCCGGGGTCGATACCCTCAAGGACGCTTTCGCGCAGGGCGAGGATATCCACGCCCGTACTGCGCGCGAGATGTTCGGAGAGGTTACCCGCGACACCCGTGCGCGGGCGAAAACCATCAACTTCGCAATACTTTACGGGATTTCGCGCTGGGGTCTGGCGGCGCGGCTGGAAGTGCCGCCAGAAGAAGCACAGGCGATGATCGACACCTATTTCCAGCGCTTCCCCGGCATCCAGCGCTACATCCTCGAAACGCTCGAAAGCGTGCGGGACAAGGGCTATTCGGAGACGCTGTTCGGACGCAAGACGTGGTTCCCGCGGATCAATTCCAAGAACCAGGCCGAACGGCAGGGGTCAGAGCGTGCCGCGATCAACGCGCCGATCCAGGGCACCAGCGCCGACATCATCAAGCGCGCGATGGCGCGGATGCTCCCGGCGCTGGCCGAGGCGGGCCTCCATGATGTGCGGATGCTGCTGCAGGTGCACGACGAATTGGTGTTCGAACTGCCGGAAGGGCGCGTGGAAGCCGCCACGCCGATCATCCGGCAGGTGATGGCCGAGGCCGCGCTGCCAGCCGTCGAACTCAGCGTGCCATTGGGGGTCGATATCGGCACCGGCGCAAGCTGGGATGCGGCACACTGA
- a CDS encoding tryptophan 2,3-dioxygenase gives MADNVTYSSYLDLDRILAAQHPASDAHDELLFIIVHQASELWLKLCLHELTAAREAIESDRLRPAFKMLARVARAQQQLIQSWDVLSTMTPHDYSAIRPHLGASSGFQSPQYRMMEFMLGGRDAKHVRLHKDNADWADRLESERGRASLYDAAIRLLARRGFALDDAALARDLSGPYAHNPSLEAAWAAIYREPEDHWDLYELAEKLVDLEYHFQRWRFGHLKTVERIIGFKRGTGGTPGVPYLEGVLKQAFFPELLSVRTAI, from the coding sequence ATGGCCGACAACGTCACCTATTCGAGCTACCTCGATCTCGACCGCATTCTTGCCGCCCAGCATCCTGCCTCGGACGCGCATGACGAGCTCCTGTTCATCATCGTCCATCAGGCGAGCGAGCTGTGGCTCAAGCTGTGCCTGCACGAGCTGACCGCCGCGCGCGAAGCGATCGAGAGCGACCGGCTGCGTCCCGCTTTCAAGATGCTGGCGCGGGTGGCGCGGGCGCAGCAGCAGCTGATCCAGAGCTGGGACGTGCTCTCGACCATGACTCCGCACGACTATTCGGCGATCCGCCCGCATCTGGGTGCGTCGAGCGGGTTCCAGTCGCCGCAGTACCGGATGATGGAATTCATGCTCGGCGGGCGGGATGCCAAGCACGTGCGGCTCCACAAGGACAATGCCGACTGGGCTGACCGGCTGGAGAGCGAGCGCGGGCGCGCGAGCCTCTATGATGCGGCGATCCGGCTGCTGGCGCGGCGCGGCTTTGCCCTGGATGATGCGGCGCTGGCCCGCGATCTTTCGGGGCCATACGCGCACAACCCCAGCCTCGAGGCGGCGTGGGCGGCGATCTACCGAGAGCCGGAGGATCACTGGGATCTCTACGAACTTGCCGAAAAGCTGGTCGATCTCGAATATCACTTCCAGCGCTGGCGCTTCGGGCATTTGAAGACCGTCGAGCGGATCATCGGTTTCAAGCGCGGCACCGGCGGCACGCCGGGCGTGCCCTATCTCGAAGGGGTGCTGAAGCAGGCCTTCTTCCCCGAACTGCTGAGCGTCAGGACCGCGATATGA
- the kynU gene encoding kynureninase: MTPETRAAEFDAADPLSSFRECFTLPEGVIYLDGNSLGALPRATPGVMARVVEQEWGEGLIRSWNSAHWFEAAGRIGSKIAPLIGAAAGEVVACDSTSVNLFKLIAAALAMRPGRKVILSEPGNFPTDLYMIAGLEAQGLAERRLAPREALAEALDDEVALLMLTHVHYKTGAMHDMAALTRAAHEAGALVLWDLSHSTGALPVDLNGAGADFAVGCGYKYLCGGPGAPAFAYVAARHHAHLAQPLTGWFGHAAPFAFSDDYAPAPGIEQLLCGTSPVLGLAALEVGVELIAEIGVARLYAKSQALSEFLLACLADLGVNLELASPATSDARGSQLSFRAPHAYAICQALIARGVIGDFRDPDVLRLGFAPAYLRFADMAAAARHIAEVLGSGEWQRAEFNQRAAVT, encoded by the coding sequence ATGACCCCCGAGACCCGCGCCGCCGAATTCGACGCCGCCGATCCGCTCAGCTCTTTCCGGGAGTGTTTCACCCTGCCCGAAGGCGTGATCTACCTCGACGGCAATTCGCTGGGCGCGCTGCCCAGGGCGACCCCCGGGGTCATGGCCCGCGTGGTCGAACAGGAATGGGGCGAGGGGCTGATCCGTTCGTGGAACAGCGCCCATTGGTTCGAGGCTGCGGGCCGGATCGGGAGCAAGATCGCACCCCTGATCGGCGCGGCAGCGGGCGAGGTGGTCGCCTGCGATTCTACCAGCGTGAACCTGTTCAAACTGATCGCGGCGGCGCTCGCCATGCGCCCGGGCCGCAAGGTGATCCTGTCCGAACCGGGCAATTTCCCGACCGATCTCTACATGATCGCAGGCCTTGAAGCGCAGGGGCTTGCCGAGCGGCGGCTGGCCCCGCGCGAGGCGCTCGCTGAGGCGCTGGACGACGAAGTCGCGCTGCTGATGCTCACCCATGTCCATTACAAGACCGGCGCGATGCACGACATGGCCGCGCTCACCCGCGCCGCGCACGAGGCTGGCGCGCTGGTGCTGTGGGACCTGTCGCATTCGACCGGGGCGCTACCGGTCGATCTGAACGGGGCCGGGGCCGACTTCGCGGTCGGGTGCGGATACAAGTACCTGTGCGGCGGGCCGGGGGCACCGGCCTTTGCCTATGTCGCCGCGCGCCACCATGCCCATCTCGCCCAGCCGCTGACCGGCTGGTTCGGCCACGCCGCGCCCTTCGCTTTCTCCGACGACTATGCCCCTGCGCCGGGGATCGAGCAGCTTTTGTGCGGCACCTCGCCGGTGCTCGGGTTGGCCGCCCTGGAAGTCGGGGTGGAGCTGATTGCCGAGATCGGCGTCGCGCGGCTTTACGCCAAATCGCAGGCGCTTTCGGAATTCCTGCTCGCCTGCCTTGCCGATCTGGGCGTGAACCTTGAACTGGCCAGCCCGGCGACCAGCGACGCGCGCGGGAGCCAGCTCTCGTTCCGTGCGCCCCACGCCTATGCGATCTGTCAGGCACTGATCGCGCGCGGGGTGATCGGCGACTTCCGCGATCCCGATGTGCTGCGGCTGGGCTTTGCCCCGGCATACCTGCGCTTTGCCGACATGGCCGCTGCCGCGCGCCACATCGCCGAGGTGCTGGGCAGCGGGGAGTGGCAGCGCGCGGAGTTCAATCAGCGCGCTGCCGTTACCTAG